DNA sequence from the Trypanosoma brucei gambiense DAL972 chromosome 9, complete sequence genome:
CGCCGTGCGTATATGCACCTGCTCTGAGTTCCTATATCCCCTCTCCAGGGGGCTGTCACAAACAAACGTGCTACCCGCTGGTACGTTGGGGAAGTATAAGAAGTGGTTCTGGCTCTCACGCATTCGATAACCCACCGCCGCAAGAAAAATGGTAGAGACCAAGAGGGCGACAAGAACCCACATGAGTAGCGTTACTGCAACCCGCTCAGCGCTCATCACAGTTTGAAGTGAAAGAAATAATGTACAAAACGCGGAGCagcgcgcaaaaaaaaaaaaagtctccGATGGAAAGGTCAAGCCTCCTCTGCTCTCAAATTCTACGGGCCAAGGGTGAATGTATCTGAAGAAGATTAAGCGATCACCCGCAACACCTCTTCAAACACGTTGAACACACCGAACAGTAAAACAACGCGGGGTAAATTCCACTGTCCCACGTAGGCTCGCAGTCCTGTACTCTTCGTAGAGTATGGGACTCTGCAGACAGCAGGCCGAAATGGAAGGAACTACAAGGAGAAAAACCTTCAATAATTCACACCTTAAGCACCCCGGAGATTGGCTTTTAACCTTTAAAAAGTAAGATCCCCAcagttcaaaaaaaaaaaatccccctTGGGGAACGATATGGTGTagttgaaaaagaaaaaagaaagacaaaatgagattaaagaggaaaaaagtaacTTGCTTGCGAAATGGCATCACCAAAGTCTGCGTAGCATTCCCCACGTTCCaaatacacacgcacacacacacacaaaaggaagcaaaaaatatatatacatttatattAGCGCCACCCCTCCCTCGTTGCAAGAAAGCGACACAAATTCCCCCCACCCTCCTcgcctcttttatttttatttttattttttgccttttcttttttttattttcttcttttctctctacTAACCGATATTCCATCCTCCCGATGCGTGGGAAACTGG
Encoded proteins:
- a CDS encoding T. brucei spp.-specific protein; the encoded protein is MEYRLVERKEENKKKKRQKIKIKIKEARRVGGICVAFLQRGRGGANINVYIFFASFCVCVCVCIWNVGNATQTLVMPFRKQVTFFLFNLILSFFFLFQLHHIVPQGGFFFFELWGSYFLKVKSQSPGCLRCELLKVFLLVVPSISACCLQSPILYEEYRTASLRGTVEFTPRCFTVRCVQRV